The DNA region CAGCAGCGCGGGGATACCGTTGTTCAgtcttttcaaacttctttttgcccCCAAACCATGCCTGGCGTCAAGGGGGGATTTGGAGGGGGGGGGGCTTAGCCACCCCTGCGATGATGCCCACTAAAAGCTAAGCAGGACTGaacctggtcagtacctggatgggagagctcctgggaaaactaggttgctgctggtaGAGGTGCttgtgaggccagcagggggtgctcaccctgtggtctgtgtggaccctagcgccccagtgtagtgacggGGACACTAGACGGTCAACAAGCACGTCCTTCTGAGGATACGTTAAACCGatgtcctgactctctgtggtcattaaaaatcctgatgtctttcgaaaagagtagaggtgtgacctgggcatcctggctaaatttgcccattggcctctgaccaccatggcctcctaacaatccccatatctgctgattggcttcatcactctttctcctctccaccagtaagctggtgtgtggtgggcattctgtCGCAATATGACTGgtgtcgcatcatccaggtggatgctacacactggtggtggatgaggagataccccacTGACAATGTGAAGTGCTTTTAGTGcctataaagcgctatataaatgtaaggaattattagatagatagatagatagatagatagatagatagatagatagatagatagatagatagatagatagatagatagatagatagatagatagatagatatttgtcCAGATTTAGccagttttcacaaaaaagtgCATCTGTAAAAGGCAAACTAAGGCTGTTCAGACCTTTCAGGAGAAATCACAAATTTCCACTGGCTCAAGATCAAGGGTTTAGAGCAAAATGGGGAaagtaaatgaaaatgcttttgttatggctgaattattccttttatattgcatatacaggtgctggtcatataattagaatatcatcaaaaagttgatttatttagttaattccattcaaaaagtgaaacttgtacattatattcattcattcacacagactgatatatttcaaatgtttatttcttttaatattgatgattataactgacaactaaggaaaatcccaaattcagtatctcagaaaatttgaatataaattaagagggatacaaagaaaggattttttagaaatcttggccaattaaaaagtataaaaatgaaaagcatgagcatgtacagcactcaatacttagttggggctccttttgcctgaattactgtagcaatgcagcgtggcatggagtcgatcagtctctGGCACTGCTgtggtgttatgagagcccaggtggctctgatagtggccttcagctcttctgcattgttgggtctggcatattgcaaCTTCCTCTTCCCAATAACCCATAGAtattctatggggttaaggtcaggcaagtttgctggccaattaagaacagggataccatggtccttaaaccaggtgctgaaagctttggcactgtgtgctggggccaagtcctgttggaaaatgaaatctaaaacttcatggtatatggctgtgttgaacttggacctcagaaaacacagtggaccaacaccagcagatgacatggcaccccaaaccatcactgactgtggatactttacactggacctcaagaaacgtggattgtgtgcctctcctctcttcctccagactctgggaccctgatttccaaaggaaattgcaaaatgtactttcatcagagcacataactttggaccactcagcagcaatccagtcctttttgaagcgagacgcttctgacgctgtctgttgttcaagaatgtcttgacacaaggaatgtgacaactgaaacccatgtcttgcatacgtctgtgcgtagtggttcttgaagcactgactccagctgtagtccactctttgtgaatctcccccacatttttgaatgggttttgtttcacaatgggtgcggttatccctattgcttgtacactttattctatcacatcttttccttcccttcccctctctattaatgtgcttggacacagagtgGACACATGactgtgtagcctacagaactagactgagagaccatttaaagaccTTTGCAGgggttttgagttaattagctgattagagtgtggcactaGGTTTCTTCAATATctaaccttttcacaatattcttatTTTCAGAGGATTTAAGTATTCTTTTTTACATTAAGGATTTTCCTTTGTTGTCAGTTGTAAACATCAAAattgaaagaaataaacatttgaaatatatcagtctgtgtgtaatgaataaatataatatacaagtttcactttttgaagggaattagtgaaataaatcaactttttgatgatattctaattatatgaccaccTATACTGTagcactttttgtttgtttgtttgtaatgaaaacagataaaataaCAGTAGGAAAACGTATGGCTATTTCATAGCAGTTTTTCAGTAAATATGTAATTAACTACTAATACTATAAGCTTCTGGGTTTTGTAGATCTTTataagtgtcagctaaatgaatagcTACTGTGTGTAAGCCTATGTTTGGGGAGGAGCACAAAggttatgttttctttttcttcaaagAGGGTTATCACAAAAAAGAACTGAACACCACTGAAAAAGGGTTCAAATGCTGGACTTTTTTTTATTGACGGCGGGTCATGCTGTCAGACTCTGCTCTTGTGACAGTGTTTTAGAGCATCAGCCAAGGCCTTCAACACCTTATCCACATTGGCCTTGCTGCTGTTACATCCCATCAGTCCCACACGCAAtacctgtaaaataaataaataaatatgagaaaCAAAACAGTTACTGACCATTGtgtcattttaacacactgtaaATGCATGGGGACGTCTTGTTGTTCTCTGGTGTCTCAGTTAAAATGAATTGAAACTGATAGCTTCTCACCATGCCAGCAGACGGTCCAAGACCCCCAGAGATTTCAATGTTATAGGTCTTCATAATATACTTTGTGATTTCCCGCCAGTCATACCCTGGGGGAGCTACTATTGTGGTAACCGTTGGCAGTCTTGCTTTCTATAAGACATAAgttgttttcagaaaatgtgaTGTGATTTATGATAATTCGGTATATGTGAGATCTGTTGTGATGTTTAAGGCTTCTTCTGCCAACCTTATCCTGCACAAACAGTTTCAGGCCCATTTCTTCTAAGCCTTCATGAAAGTACTCTGCAACCTCTTTGTGCCGCTTCCATGAGTTCTCAAGACcctataaaagtaaaatatatggTAAACATATGTTCTTTTTACAAAATTAACTTTTCTCAGAGTATTCAGGGGCAGAATATGATCTCACAGTCTCTGCGAGGATGGCCAGACTCTCACGCAGACCATAGAAAAAAGACACAGGTCCAGTGTGGTGATAACTGCACAGTTAGAGAAACcttaacatacagtatatgcacaatATCCTATCATCGTTTAGTGATAAAGAATTACTTCAGAGGTCTGAGCATATTGATTTCTGTCTTCTTGGACTACTTTGTTTTCTAACTTCACATGAATGAGGGCTCCAGTGTTTAATGAGCTGTTATATCAGCGCTTGTTAAATGTGATGAATGGTTCTTACGCGCGCACAGGCTTGTCGTCACAGCCCCAGTAATTTGCCAAGCAGCTCATATCCAAGAAGTAAGAGATTGGTTTTGTCCTCCTGTTAAATATTTTCTGGCTTTTTTGTCAAAAAAGAGAGAATTTGTcacattcaatttaaaatatttcaaaaataaatgaaataaatttgtcTTGAAGCTGTTTTGTCTCACCATGCTCTCTCACTGAAGGAGATTGGTGCAGTTCCTGGAGGTGCGTTCAAAACCTTCTGAGAGCCAGTATACATTATGTCAATGCCTAGTGATACAAGAAGTACATTTGAAACCATGGACCCCATGCAGGCATTGCTTGTAGTGCCAGAGCATGTAATGTGGGTGATACCTTGCTCATCCATGCAGATAGGAGTACCTCCCAGTGCCGCTACTGAATCAACCAGAAATAAACAGTTGTACCTGaatgacagaagaaaaaaaatggttaacaATTAAGTatacgttaggtaaaaaatgttagcctgaataaaagcatctgctaaatgcatacatttaatttaattttaatttagtatatggaccaattcacactattaactagtagcttattagcatgccgtttcttagtacttataaagcacatattctgcttGATCATATTCTGCATCTCTAATCCTACCCAAATTTAACAACTGTACCTTGCCAACTATTAACAAGTAGCAAATTAGATgattattgaggcaaaagtcatagctAAAAGTTTGTTAATTTCAAGAAttggatcttaaaataaaataaaaactaaataaatgatattatgtaaaacataaatataaatgtataaaataacacaCACGTATTATAAAAAACTTaacttaaatgtaaattatttacagCTTGTTAGTTACAATGATATTTTAGTATCACATTCGTCAAACGATTAatagcaattaatcgcatccaaaataaaagtttttgtttgcataatatatgtatgtgtactgtttatttattatgtatattaaatacacatgcattcagtatataaattgaaaatattaacttgtgtgtgtgggtatgtgtgtgtgtgtgtgtgtgtgtgtgtgtgtgtgtgtgtgtgtgtgtgtgtgtgtacatacatacatacacacacacacacacacacacacagtacacagtTAATCATGATTTATActttgacagcactattaaaaATGGACTAAAATATGCAAAATGCTGATTTTAATAGAGGTTCTTAATCTGAAGCAACTCTGTTCAAGATGTCTCACTTGTGGCAAAGGTCACCTATGCCGTCTATGGGGTGAACAACTCCTGTGGAGGATTCTCCATGTGTGAGAAAGAACACCACTGGCCTGTATTTGTGTAATGCCTATAAAAAGAGATAAACATATATGATCATTTGAAGTATATGCATAAATGGTTAATGAAACATAATTTGTACCTGCTCAATTTCCTCATTTGTAAAGTACCCACCAGCAGAGGTTACAACTCGGTTTACCTTGGCACCTGGTGAAGAGTGTTTGATATCTGAATTAATGATGATCTGGATCACCTTTATAAATCTTAGTTTCAGGCTTTCTAGTAAAAGCACAATCTGTACCTATTCTCTCAGCTATCTCTGCAGCTCTCTCTCCCCATATGCCATTGACGGCTATGAGGACGCTCTCTCCAGGCTCCAGTGAGTTAAAGATGGCACACTCCATCGCTGCATGACCCGGGCCACTCACAGCCAGAGTCACTCGGTTTCGGGTCTGAAATGCATACTGAATgccacttttgacctgattcataATCTGAGAGCAAAACAGGCAGACAGTTAATTCATTTCATTCATAGATAAGGATTATGATACGATTATTTATGTAGCATgactacaaattatttaaaatcttttattacTATACTGTTTATTTTCTTCAACAGGTACAATGTTACTAGCCAGATTCAAGTCGTTTTAGCTACTTATGTTGCAGTTGTTTAAAGTTCACTCAGACACAAAAAATCTTTCAAAcccatgactttctttcttctgttgaacacagaagaTTTTGACAATTTTGCAAACCTAACTGTTTTGGTGACACGTGAATCCCATAATACAGTTCCATATGAGAGAATGTCAGTTTACAGTACACATTTTGAACAATGTATGGGTAAATTATAATAATGGAGTATAATATTGgagtaaattataatattttggagaattattcctttaagcCAATATGATTCAACTTGGTAAAGCGTCATAAAAATGGTGACCTATAAAGTCAGTAGTCCTTAGTATGCACCTAAtaaatgtaacacactgtactgtaTTACCTCAATGGTTTCTGCATGTAGGTGGCCAAGCATGGGCTGTGCTCCAGCTGCTGTGATCCGTGCAGGCACATTGGATGGTCCTGGTCCAAGCATAAGTCGCTGGGGGACGGTAAAAGGCTGTAACAGACATTCCGGTGGAAGAACGGACAGAGAGGACATAATGCTGCCGCGACACTGACAGACTGAGGCAATGGTTAACTCATGTAAACAGTGGGAGAACCTTTCACCTGTTGGCCAATCATCTCACTTTGAGACCTGATAATACTGAACAGTGCAGCTGAGTAGTGACGGCAGCTGTCTCATTAACAAACATAtcattttcctatttttttttttcaaacttgttCAACTAGTAAATACTATACACTTCCATcatatatacaataaatgaacCAGTATATTTCAAATGTGTGAAATGTGAGACATTAGTGTGAATAACACTTTGACACCTCTACTCATAAAAACAAGTAAACCAAAAATATTCAAAgttctttattattaatgtattttacatgtaaacCATTAAATTACTTCTAAAAAATGAAAGCAGCAAACTTTGAAACTCACAGTTTTGCTTTGAAGTTGGGTTAAACATTAATAACGTCTACTATTTCCTGAAGAAACCTACATTTAAAATAGAGCTTGGACATCAACAACATTATATGTCAACAGTATTCattattaatgaacaaataatatgAAATGATTGAATGAAACAACTCATCACATTCATATTCACTGTGTAAACTCTTTATTTTGGGGTTTTTGCATGTTTAACAGTAATgtacacaaattatatatacattttaacctcttaagcacaaatgctattttggggatttccgtttttcattttccttcctaattttgaatgcttccCTATTCACATTCAAAAGTGTGAGATGACAAagtttggtatcattttaaaggaaaccctttgaaattacataaaacactgttgaaattgataaaaatgacaatatatgctgtctgtgttataataaataggggaaaaaacaaggcgcttttttattttatttgtgtaaactgaagtttgaaatagtaTAGCTCAGGCAATGAAGGGCCTAGTAACTTTAGaccaatttcatgtttttctagcacatgtcagctaatagaggaaaaaagaaatttctttctatcttaatctatgcaaaagttattctattccaactgaaggaaggaataataccatttttgtacaaaattttagtctaaataagtatgaagtcatcttttgcacacttgcagtatggaataatgtgatatctgtatattattttacagaaaacactcagaagttacataaaaagctgctgtttgtgacaaatagtattatttatgttgtttcacatatgatgaaccatctcaatacaatgtgcttttttgtgtgtatgttttctgAAATCATATTAGGCAATAGCGACATGcatagaattattaaaatatctggtCTGTCACAGTCTTAAATAGAATCCACAATTTCCAGCttaatatcatttcatttatgtctattctgcatcaTGTAAAGATTGAGAGACTTTGCCTGTCTCAAGCATgtatgatatttcatatttatagcgTGTCTGTTTGTTATTATTCAAAACCAGCGATAAATCCGCGTCCCCGAAGCTTCAacgcgaacttcggagcgtcaacaaactaatttatgttcaTCCACCCAGTATACTGTACTGTTTACTGTATATTCACTGAAATGCggtcaaatatgaaaattatgaaaataaacagataagCTTATGGCTAGCGGAGCTTCGAGGcttcaaaataaagaatgaaatgtataaaagcaagtatcacgcgtatacgcttaccagatgcgcgtcctgacctctccacggcgacgGTGGTCCTCCATAActtgtattatgaatattattcattgttaatcCGGAGATTCTTCCGCGTGTAGTTTCCCCCTCGCGTGgtctttgtttagaagcagccaaaCACTCAATCTCCCATCGGTCAGCGGTTCTGTGACGTCACCGGACGGAAACAGGACGGGGCAGTAAGTGACCCCCCTGTTGCGGCTATTCGCACCTCTGACTGGTTCAAACGGCTTTTGAGTGACAGCTATTTGGACTAATAGCGCTTCACAAAGAGATCAGATCTGTATAGCAGGAAAAAGGCTTTAGAGCGCATCATATGAGTTAGAGGTCTGGTCAGCGCTCACAGGGCTTTGGACCTCTATTGCGCACTTGTACagaacgctttatatctcagcaatggaagcacgcagaaacgtaaaaatggtcttgttggaaagaagagattctaatctaaaagattatatcgagtatataggtatgcgtggctgtttgcggctgactgaagcggtgcaaaatgtataaataataaggtgagaaattttacatcgcgattctgttgaagatcattcgatctgtgattgtcacacaataaaatgatctacatcatcagattcctgagaatgagagctttcttgtgatatatgacttgactgttttgtgaaaaatattttaaatacacattcttacgaaaacgtattcgcaatcgttagatggaaatttatgggggggggaaatatatttcttagcttaatttgactactttatgtatcataaaaccccaattaatggtattctttgtaaagaaaacactctaagctttcaaatgaacccatttttgggcaaatgccatataaggaaggatatgcaaatgagacacaaacatgtgacatgctattttcggacccggtaccgggtctacAGAATATTTTGCATACTTAAAGAtggtattttaaagaatgtttggattcattttatggacaaaaaaatacaatgggaatcgaagtcaattagaactcttctattcttcaaaataacttatcttccacagaagaaagaaagtcataaaggtttggaatgatatcCAAGTAAGATTAAGTGTTAATTCTGTTTTAGTAGTAGTTACGGTTTGTTGTGTTacccaatgcatttttttatataccgGAATACTGCACAATCAATGAAATAAACTGTACTCTAAAATGACATGCCACACAGCACCATTTTTACCCTACCTCATCCTAACAGTGATGGGTAATGTGAGATAATGTAATGTGCTTTATGTGCTTGGTTCACAAAGGGGACGGTGTTTTGTGCTGAATAAAGAGAGGCTTCCCAAGAGGCTGAGAACTGAAAGAGCCGTGACTGTAAACCACCTTCCCTCGGACTACAGTGGCCTTCACCTTCCCTCGCAGAGCAAGACCGACGTACGGTGTtaactaaaaagaaagaaaaagtgaaaaagaaacAATTTCTTTTACATAACAGTTCTACTGAGTCAAATTTAACCTACCTTGTTTTTGTGATGTATGTTGTCTTTGTTCACCTAGAAAATGAAATGTGTTCACTTGCAGGCTCCAAAAAGCTATCAGTGTATTTATAGAGGAAAACATTTAGCAACAAGCATGCTCTATCTTTCTGTCAGTCGTTTAGAGCATCTCATCACAACACGCTTGAGTGAATCCCTGTCTTTCTCACCGTAAACTCTTTTTCTGGATCCCAAATGACTAAGTCTGCATCGTGACCTGGAATGAGACTCCCTTTTCGGTCATCAAGGCGACATAGTTGAGCAGGCTCTTTACACAAGAGTCTTACTGCGTCAGAAAATGAAAACCCTCTTTTAGAAGCTGAAGTCCAGAACAAAGATAAACCTGTTGGTAAACAGTGAGATGAATGACACTTTAAATAACACCATCTGAAATGTCTCAGGTCTTTGCTTACTCAAAACACAAGAAGAACACTcttgcatttagtcatttaactTGCGATACCATACATTTCTGCACAAATTCATTCAgccataaaatgtgaaaattttaTAATAGCCAATGATTCACAGTTTAAAAATACTGTTCAAGGTGGAAAAAGTAAGTGGAAATTTTTTTTGGAAGCAATAACCTAATTATTGATGAAACCTGCACTATTCCTCACTATTCTTTAGCCTCAATCCAAAGGCCTattttcttctgctaaacacatTTTGTTGTTGATTTACGTCTGatctttgggtcattgtcctgttgcatCACCCAACTTCTGTTGAGCTTCAGCTGGAAGACAAATGACCTTTCATTCCTATGCAAAATGTCTTGATAAACTTGAGCTTGAGTCCAGGTCCTGATTTAGCAAATTAGTTTCAAACCATGAGGTTTAGGTTAAGATGTTGATGTTTGTATAATGTTTCGTTCTCGTCAGCCTTGTAACTCTTTTGCAAACAGCTTTGGTTTAATTTGTTGAAACAATGTTGCTAGTAGTGCTGTGGAACCTGGTTTTTTGTTTTCATCATACTGTGTTTGTCTTATGTTCAGGTAAAATTTGATGACCAGTTGAGGCAGAAATCCATGCTAAATGCAAGTTTATATACTTTATTCATACAagtgtagatattttttttttaagctgggtCCAATCTGGGACTCTGTCTTGATCCCTGAACGTCAGTTGTTGTAGTTAATCattattctgattggtcaattgtTGGTGGGCCACTGTTTGCCTCATTAAGGACTTTGGCCTTCATGTGAGTGCATGAGCATATTAGTAGATTGACAGCCTACCAAACTGCAGAGAAGAGATCCCTCCCCATGCCTGTGTGAAATCACCAGTGTCTAAACACTTTAGGTCAGGTGTGCATGGTGAATGATCTGACACAACCATATCAATATCACCAGCTTTGAGTGCAGACCATAGGAGCTCCTAAAAGGAAACAGATTATGGTTAAAATGCACTGTAATTAAGGTTTATGGAAGTTCATAGGACAATCAAAAGAGacttgttcacacacacaaaaaaagttgtgCCATTTTTATGTTGCAAAGCTGtctgactgactttcttctgtggaacaccacaaaaagagttttttttttaagtaatgggGAGCCTTTAAGCTTCAAAATGGATCCAAAAGCACCATAATcaaagtattaaattaaataattaagtccACATGTCTTGATCTATATTGCAATTATTCTACGGACGTATGATAACTTTTTGGGAATTTATTTAGAGAATAAGTGATATCTGATTTGTGAATTAATAATTCTTTTTGACTCTTTCTTTAGAGGAGTGTTAAAAAACACGCATAACTTTATCTGCTTGTTAAGCCGTGACGAAAGGAGTGCTGTTTCAGGGTTCAAGCCTCAACTAGTTTCACTTGAGAATACCACCCCAGCAGCCTGTATGAGCACTATTTGTACATATTACACATTTAAACTAAAcctttaaaaacatactttttttcatCACTCTTAACATGACACATAATGATAACATCAAAACCAGTTAAGGAAATGGCAAAAGTGTTCATACTGTATTCAAAAGGAAGCCTCCTCTGTCGCCTTTTTCTTGTGCGACAGAGAATTTCCACACTGTGACTTGACAAGCCGCTATTCGGAGATAAAGATGATGCACCTTATTTTTTTTATCGTGCATCAGTTTTGAAAGCCTCATCAAAAATGTGAGTAAGCTTGAGTCATAACCAAAGCAAC from Carassius auratus strain Wakin chromosome 6, ASM336829v1, whole genome shotgun sequence includes:
- the agxta gene encoding alanine--glyoxylate and serine--pyruvate aminotransferase a, with product MSSLSVLPPECLLQPFTVPQRLMLGPGPSNVPARITAAGAQPMLGHLHAETIEIMNQVKSGIQYAFQTRNRVTLAVSGPGHAAMECAIFNSLEPGESVLIAVNGIWGERAAEIAERIGAKVNRVVTSAGGYFTNEEIEQALHKYRPVVFFLTHGESSTGVVHPIDGIGDLCHKYNCLFLVDSVAALGGTPICMDEQGIDIMYTGSQKVLNAPPGTAPISFSERACQKIFNRRTKPISYFLDMSCLANYWGCDDKPVRAYHHTGPVSFFYGLRESLAILAETGLENSWKRHKEVAEYFHEGLEEMGLKLFVQDKKARLPTVTTIVAPPGYDWREITKYIMKTYNIEISGGLGPSAGMVLRVGLMGCNSSKANVDKVLKALADALKHCHKSRV